In one Melopsittacus undulatus isolate bMelUnd1 chromosome 4, bMelUnd1.mat.Z, whole genome shotgun sequence genomic region, the following are encoded:
- the EIF4G2 gene encoding eukaryotic translation initiation factor 4 gamma 2, whose translation MLKAVPRARAAVSGRFSEEVAVLRIEFCFSPPRQFNFILLKILRCQAAKVESAIAEGGASRFSASSGGGGGRGAPQHYPKTASNSEFLGKTPGQNAQKWIPSRSTRRDDDSANDKERHDAIFRKVRGILNKLTPEKFDKLCLELLNVGVESKLILKGVILLIVDKALEEPKYSSLYAQLCLRLAEDAPNFDGPSAESHPGQKQSTTFRRLLISKLQDEFENRTRNVDIYDKHDGPLLPEEEEQRAIAKIKMLGNIKFIGELGKLDLIHESILHKCIKTLLEKKKRVQLKDMGEDLECLCQIMRTVGPRLDHAKAKSLMDQYFARMRSLMSSKELPARIRFLLQDTVELREHNWVPRKAFLDNGPKTINQIRQDAVKDLGVFIPAPMSQGMRGDFFLEGPFMPPRMKLDRDPLGGLADMFGQMPGSGIGTGPGVIQDRFSPTMGRHRSNQLFNGHGGHLMPSVQSQFGDLGKSFLKNQGQSQLYHNQNQGLLSQQQGQSKDMPPRFSKKGQLNADEISLRPAQSFLMNKSQVPKLQPQITMIPPSAQPPRTQTPPLGQPPQLGLKTNPPLIQEKPAKTTKKPPPSKEELLKQTEAVVTEYLNNGNANDAVSTVREMRAPKHFIPEMLSKVIIQSLDRSDEDKEKASTLISLLKQEGIATSDNFMQAFLNVLDQCPKLEVDIPLVKSYLAQFAARAIISELVSISELAQPLESGTHFPLFLLCLQQLAKLQDREWLTELFQQSKVNMQKMLPEIDQNKDRMLEILEGKGLSFLFPLLKLEKELLKQIKSDPSPQAIYKWIKDNISPKLHVDKGFVNILMTSFLQYISSEVNPPSDESDSSSAPSKEQLEQEKQLLLSFKPVMQKFLHDHVDLQVSALYALQVHCYNNNFPKGMLLRFFVHFYDMEIIEEEAFLAWKEDITQEFPGKGKALFQVNQWLTWLETAEEEESEEEAD comes from the exons ATGTTGAAAGCCGTCCCTCGTGCCAGAGCGGCGGTTTCCGGCAGGTTTTCCGAGGAGGTGGCTGTGCTCCGTATAGA gttttgtttttccccaccccgtcaatttaattttattcttttgaagaTTCTTCGTTGTCAAGCCGCCAAAGTGGAGAGTGCGATTGCAGAAGGGGGTGCTTCTCGTTTCAG TGCTTCTTCAGGCGGAGGAGGTGGTAGGGGTGCACCTCAGCACTATCCCAAGACTGCCAGCAACAG CGAGTTCCTGGGGAAAACCCCAGGGCAAAACGCTCAGAAATGGATTCCTTCACGAAGCACTAGACGAGATGACGACTCCGCAAACGATAAAGAACGACATGATGCAATCTTCAGGAAAGTAAGAGG CATACTAAATAAGCTTACTCCTGAAAAGTTTGACAAGCTATGCCTTGAGCTCCTCAATGTGGGTGTAGAATCTAAGCTCATCCTAAAAGGGGTCATACTGCTG aTCGTAGACAAAGCCCTTGAAGAGCCCAAGTATAGTTCACTGTATGCTCAACTATGTCTGCGGCTGGCAGAAGATGCACCCAACTTTGATGGCCCATCAGCAGAGAGTCATCCAGGACAGAAGCAAAGCACA ACATTCAGACGCCTCCTAATATCTAAACTTCAAGATGAATTTGAAAACCGAACCAGAAATGTTGATA tctATGATAAGCATGATGGTCCCCTCCTccctgaggaggaggaacagaGAGCCATTGCCAAGATTAAGATGCTGGGGAACATCAAATTCATTGGAGAACTTGGCAAGCTTGATCTTATTCATGAATCTATCCTTCATAAGTGCATCAAAACA CTTttggaaaagaagaagagagTCCAACTCAAAGATATGGGGGAGGATTTGGAGTGCCTCTGTCAGATAATGAGGACAGTGGGACCTAGATTAGACCATGCAAAAGCCAAG TCCTTAATGGATCAGTACTTTGCCCGTATGCGCTCCTTGATGTCAAGTAAGGAATTGCCAGCAAGGATTCGTTTCCTGCTGCAG GATACTGTGGAGTTGAGAGAACACAACTGGGTTCCTCGCAAAGCTTTTCTTGACAATGGACCAAAGACTATCAATCAAATCCGTCAAGATGCAGTAAAA GATCTGGGAGTTTTTATTCCTGCTCCTATGTCTCAAGGGATGAGAGGCGACTTCTTTCTGGAGGGACCCTTTATGCCACCCAGGATGAAACTTGACAGGGACCCACTTGGAGGGCTTGCTGATATGTTTGGACAAATGCCAG GTAGTGGAATTGGTACTGGTCCAGGGGTTATTCAGGATAGATTTTCACCCACCATGGGACGCCATCGTTCCAACCAACTTTTCAATGGCCATGGGGGTCACCTCATGCCTTCTGTTCAATCCCAGTTTGGAGATCTAGGCAAAtcttttctgaaaaatcag GGGCAAAGCCAGCTCTACCATAACCAGAATCAGGGACTCTTATCCCAGCAACAAGGACAGTCGAAGGATATGCCACCTCGGTTTTCTAAGAAAGGACAGCTTAATGCAGATGAG ATTAGCCTGAGACCTGCTCAGTCTTTTCTAATGAATAAAAGCCAAGTGCCAAAGCTTCAGCCCCAGATAACTATGATTCCTCCCAGTGCTCAACCACCACGCACTCAGACACCACCTTTGGGACAG CCTCCTCAGCTTGGTCTTAAAACAAATCCCCCACTTATACAAGAAAAGCCCGCAAAGACCACAAAGAAACCACCTCCTTCTAAAGAAGAGCTACTTAAACAAACT GAAGCTGTTGTGACTGAGTATCTGAACAATGGAAATGCTAACGATGCTGTCAGTACTGTGAGAGAAATGAGGGCTCCAAAACACTTCATTCCTGAGATGTTGAGCAAAGTAATTATTCAGTCCCTAGATAGGTCAGATGaagacaaagagaaagcaagtaCACTGATCAGCTTGCTCAAGCAGGAGGGAATAGCCACAAGTGACAACTTCATGCAG GCATTCCTGAATGTATTGGACCAGTGCCCCAAACTGGAGGTGGACATCCCATTGGTGAAATCCTACTTAGCACAGTTTGCAGCCCGTGCCATTATTTCAGAACTGGTGAGCATTTCCGAACTGGCTCAACCACTGGAAAGTGGCACCCATTTCCCTCTCTTCTTGCTTTGCCTTCAGCAGTTAGCTAAGTTACAAGATCGTGAATGGCTAACGGAATTGTTCCAACAAAGCAAAGTGAACATGCAGAAAATGTTACCAG AAATTGACCAGAACAAGGACCGCATGCTGGAGATCTTGGAAGGGAAGGGGCTTAGTTTCTTGTTCCCGCTTCTGAAACTGGAGAAGGAACtgctaaagcaaataaaatcgGATCCATCCCCTCAAGCCATCTATAAGTGGATTAAAGATAACATTTCACCCAAACTTCATGTAGATAAGGGATTTGTGAATATATTGATGACCAG TTTCTTGCAGTATATTTCTAGTGAAGTAAACCCACCTAGTGACGAATCGGATTCTTCATCTGCTCCATCTAAAGAGCAGCTAGAGCAGGAAAAacagctgcttctttccttcAAGCCAGTAATGCAGAAGTTTCTTCATGACCATGTTGATCTGCAAGTGAGTGCTTTGTATGCGCTCCAGGTGCACTGCTACAACAATAACTTTCCAAAAG GCATGTTATTACGCTTCTTTGTTCATTTCTATGACATGGAGATCATTGAAGAAGAAGCCTTCTTGGCATGGAAAGAAGATATCACTCAAGAGTTTCCAGGGAAAGGCAAAGCTTTATTCCAG GTAAACCAATGGTTAACCTGGTTGGAAACTGCTGAAGAAGAAGAATCTGAAGAAGAAGCTGACTAA